In Nicotiana tabacum cultivar K326 chromosome 2, ASM71507v2, whole genome shotgun sequence, the following proteins share a genomic window:
- the LOC107832564 gene encoding putative galacturonosyltransferase 12, with protein MLKAMQLHISPSLRHVTVLPAKGFKDFIKVKVGSKRLSYRMVFYFLLFLTFLLRFVFVLTAIDTIDGERKCSTLGCLGKKIGPRILGKRLESTVPEVIYQVLEEPSDQTEMRTRPESPQTLDEFIAEMKDGRPDAKTFAVKLKAMVTLLEQTTRTAKIQEYLYRHVASSSIPKQLHCLALKLAHEHSTNSNARLQLPSPELVPALVDNSYFHFVLASDNVLSASVVASSLVQNFLRPEKIVLHIITDRKTYAPMQAWFSLHPLTPAVIEVKGLHHFDWFTKGKVPVLEAMEKDQKARSQFRGGSSAIVANKTEKPKIIAAKLQALSPKYNSLMNHIRIHLPELYPSLDKVVFLDDDIVVQTDLSPLWDIDMNGKVNGAVETCRGGDKYVMSKRFKSYLNFSHPLIARSFNPSECAWAYGMNIFDLEAWRKTNISQTYHYWLEQNLKSDLSLWQLGTLPPGLIAFHGHVHAIDPFWHMLGLGYQDNTTVAEAQNAGVIHFNGRAKPWLDIAFPQLRPLWTKYVNFSDKFIKSCHIRAS; from the exons ATGCTAAAAGCAATGCAGCTCCACATATCACCAAGTCTAAGGCATGTCACTGTTCTCCCTGCTAAAGGTTTCAAGGACTTTATTAAAGTAAAAGTTGGCTCCAAAAGATTATCGTATCGCATGGTCTTCTACTTCCTCCTGTTCCTTACTTTCCTGCTCCGGTTTGTCTTTGTGTTAACAGCTATAGACACCATCGATGGAGAACGAAAATGTTCGACCCTAG GTTGCTTGGGGAAAAAAATTGGACCAAGGATTTTGGGGAAACGGCTTGAATCAACT GTTCCCGAGGTGATATACCAAGTATTAGAGGAACCTTCGGACCAAACTGAAATGCGAACAAGGCCCGAATCTCCTCAAACATTAGATGAGTTTATTGCAGAAATGAAGGATGGAAGACCAGACGCAAAAACCTTTGCTGTCAAGCTCAAAGCTATG GTCACACTGCTAGAACAGACGACGAGAACTgccaaaatccaagaatacctgTATCGACATGTGGCATCTAGTAGCATCCCAAAACAGCTGCACTGCCTTGCTCTCAAGCTCGCGCATGAGCATTCCACCAATTCCAATGCCCGTCTCCAATTACCATCGCCTGAACTTGTCCCCGCCCTTGTTGATAACTCATACTTCCATTTCGTCCTTGCCTCTGACAATGTTctttctgcttcagttgttgcttCATCACTCGTGCAGAATTTCTTGCGCCCTGAAAAAATAGTCCTTCACATAATCACAGATAGAAAAACCTATGCACCTATGCAAGCTTGGTTTTCATTGCATCCTTTAACACCGGCTGTCATTGAGGTTAAAGGGTTGCATCATTTCGATTGGTTCACAAAGGGGAAGGTACCGGTTCTGGAAGCTATGGAGAAAGACCAAAAAGCTAGATCACagttcaggggagggtcatcagcaATTGTGGCAAACAAAACTGAGAAGCCTAAGATCATCGCAGCAAAATTACAAGCACTCAGTCCCAAGTATAATTCACTAATGAACCACATAAGGATACATTTGCCAGAG TTGTATCCCAGTCTGGATAAGGTAGTATTCCTGGATGATGACATCGTCGTTCAAACGGATCTTTCACCTCTATGGGACATTGACATGAATGGCAAGGTGAACGGAGCAGTGGAGACATGCAGGGGAGGGGACAAGTATGTCATGTCAAAGCGCTTCAAAAGTTATTTAAACTTCTCCCATCCTCTAATAGCAAGAAGCTTTAATCCCAGCGAATGCGCGTGGGCCTATGGCATGAATATTTTTGATCTAGAAGCATGGAGGAAAACAAATATAAGTCAGACATACCACTACTGGCTCGAACAG AACTTGAAATCGGACCTAAGTTTATGGCAGCTAGGGACATTACCTCCTGGTCTAATTGCATTTCATGGCCACGTCCACGCCATTGATCCCTTTTGGCACATGCTAGGACTGGGGTACCAAGATAATACAACTGTAGCGGAAGCTCAAAATGCTGGTGTGATCCACTTCAACGGTCGAGCAAAACCTTGGCTAGATATAGCATTTCCACAACTTCGTCCATTGTGGACAAAGTACGTTAACTTCTCTgataaatttatcaaaagctgTCATATTAGAGCATCTTGA